Genomic DNA from Chitinivibrionia bacterium:
TTTCACAATATCCATATAAGGCGGGTGAGCTATAAAAAATTGTACTTTTTCTGCTTGTAATTCATTAAGTGATTTTTGAATAGTAGGACAAAATAAATATTCATTTGAAACATCGCATTCGTTTATCTTAAATCGGCTATTGTCAGATTTTTCCATTTTTTGTTTAACCTGCTCAATAACCTCCGAATTAATATCAAATCCTATAAACTTTCGATTGAGAGTTTCGCATTCAAACAGCGTAGTTCCGCTTCCCATAAAAACATCTAAAACTGTATCGTTTTCTTTAGTGTATCTTTTTATAAGTTGTCGGGGAATTTGTGGGATAAAATTACCATGGTAAACATTTGAATGTTTTCCCGACTTGTCTCGTTCATTTATAATCCATAGACTATCTGTGTTTATTTCCGAGGTCTTCCAATCTTCTGACATCCAAATTTCCCCTCTCCTCATAACACCACTTCCGAATGCCTTGCCACGTGGCAATTTATCGCCACCGCTACAGGCAAACAGGCAATATGCGTTGGGTGCGTTTCTATATGTACGGCAAGAGCGGTTGTTTTTCCACCCAATCCTTGCGCGCCTACTCCGCTTTCGTTTATTTTTTCGAGGATTTTTTGTTCCAGATTTTTGTATTTATTTTGTAGGGGCGTATTGCATACGCCCAAATTATTGTCGCCGTCATTTGTGTCGCCGTCATTTGGGCGTATGCAATACGCCCCTACGATTGGGCGCAACAACGCCCGTTTTGCAATTTCCATACATTTCTCGGCGGTGCCGCCTATTCCTATGCCTACAATTACGGGCGGACAGGGGTTTCCGCCTGCGGATATTACCGTGTTTACCACAAAATCGATAACGCCTTGCTCGCCGTCGGAGGGTTTCAGCATTTTCAGCGCGGAGCAGTTTTCGCTACCGCCGCCCTTTGGCGCGAGGATAATTTTAAGCCCGTCGCCTTCAACAATGTCTGAATGAATTATTGCAGGACTGTTGTCGCCTGTATTTTTTCGCTCAAAAAGAGGGTCGCTTACTATTGATTTTCTCAGGTAGTGTTTTTCGTAGCCTAAACGAACACCTTTTTGGATAGCGGTGCATAAATCGTCTTCACCCTCAACGGTCAAATTTCTGCCAACCTCTGCAAAAACAACGGCAAATCCTGTGTCTTGGCATATAGGTACCCGATTTTTTGCGGCGATGTCGGCGTTTTTGACACATTGGAAAATAAGCGAACGCGATAAGTCGCCGTCCTCTCGAACTGCCGCTTCTTTAAGGGCGAGATAAACATCGCACGGCAAGTTAAAAGCCGCTTCGGCACACAGTTTTTCGACCGCCGTCAAAATTTCATTACAAGTAATCTTTCGCATTTTTCAGTTTTCCCAAACATTTCTTATACAAATATAGTATATTTAATATACGATAAATTGCAAAAGTGCTTATAAATCGTAAATTGGGCAAAATTATGGAGATTTTTTATGAAGACCGTTATCGCAGTAGATGACCAATATCTCAGTTTAATAAAAATAGAACAGGCGTTAGAAGATTATTTTAACGTGCTTACAGCGACAAGCGCCGAGAGATTTTTTGCGCTTCTTGAGAAAGTAAAACCTGACCTGATACTTTTAGATATTCAAATGGCGGAAACAAACGGCTTTGACATTTGCAAACAATTAAAGGAAAGCGACAAAGAATATTCAAAAATCCCTGTAATATTTTTGACCGCCAAAACCGACCCTGAAGACGAAGATTTCGGGTTTCAACTGGGGGCGGTGGACTTTATTACAAAACCGTTTTCCAAACAACGACTTATAAATCACGTAAAAACCCACATAAACATAGACGCGCTCATCCGTAAGAGAACAGACACCTTAAAGCAAAGGGAGCGAGAAATCCGAAATATTCGCAACGAAATAGTATCAGTATTGTCGGAACTAATCGAAAGCAGAGACGAAGTAACGGGCGGACACGTCACAAGAACTGCCGATTACACCCGTATCTTAATTGAAGGACTAATTGAAAAAGGATATTATTCCGAAGAAATACAGGACTGGATTATCTCAACTATGTGTACTTCGGCAGCGTTGCACGACGTAGGAAAAATAACGGTTTCGGATATAATTCTGAACAAACCGGGAAAGCTTACCGACGAGGAATTCAGAGAAATTAAAAAACACGCTATGGAAGGCGAAAATATTATAGAAAAAATTATATCAAGAACAGGAGTAGGCGACGCGTTTTTGCATAATGCCAAATTGTTTGCAGGACAACACCACGAAAAATGGAACGGCACGGGTTATCCTCGCGGCTTGCGTGAAGAGGAAATTTCTTTGCAAGGCAGAATTATGGCAATAGCCGACGTTTATGACGCGCTTGTATCGGACAGACCGTATAAAAAAGCGTTTACCCACCAAAAAGCCGTAGAAATAATAATGAGCGAAGCTGGCAAGCATTTTGACCCGAAACTTACTCAGCTATTTGGGGAAATTAACTACAAATTTTTAGAAGTAAGAGAAAATCATGACGATTGAACCGCAACATACAACAATGCCCGACGCTTGTATTTTAATAGTAGATGATATAAGAATGAATATTTACGTAGCCGAAGAACTTTTGTCTCCCTATAAATTAAAAGTAGAAACCGCACTAAGCGGGTTTGACGCTATAGAAAAAATTAAACAAGGCAAAACATACGATATTATCTTTATGGATCACTTGATGCCCGAAATGGACGGAATAGAAACGACAAAACGCATTCGCGATTTAGGATATACTAAACCGATTATAGCGCTGACCGCAAACACATTGTCAAACCAAGAAGACTTTTTTCAGGCAAACGGCATTGACGCATTACTTTCAAAACCCATAGAAATAAATAATTTGGACTTGATACTAAATAGATTTATCTGCAAAGAAAAACGGACAAAGAACGCCGACTGCGAAAAACCGATAGACAACAAGGCAAACGAAATCTCCGCGATTTTCGTTTCGGACGCTCAAAATTCAGTTAATATCATAGAAAAAACAATGTCAAAAAGTCCATATTTTTCGGAGGATGATTGGCAGCTTCTGAATGTAAATGTTCACGCTATGAAAACGGCGCTTGCAATTATCGGCGAGAAGCAACTTTCCGCATTCGCTCTAAAACTGGAGGAAGATATTTGTGCCAAATGCAAGGATATTGTTATAGAAAGTACGCCACAATTTATTAAATCATTAAAACAAGTAATCGAAAAAATGGAAGGCACTGTGCAAATAAAAACCTGCAATTCTAAAAACGAGGACACTGAGCTTTTACAAGAAGATTTACAAAAAATAGCTACCGCTTGCGAAATTTATGATAAAAGAACCGCAAAACATCTGCTTAACGAATTAAATCAAAAAATATGGTCGGCAGAAACCAAGAAAATGCTTGACGAAATTCAAAAACTCCTTTGGGACGGCGATTTTGAAAAAGCGATGGGTTTAGCTAAAAATTTTTCCAAATAAATAATATTAAAAGGAAACCTTAAATTATACAAGGTAAAAACGAATAGGAGCTTTTCAAATGAAAAAAATTGCAGTAATAATGGGCGGTCCTTCGGCTGAGCACGAAATATCGCTCAAAACAGGCTTTCAAATTGTGAACAATTTAGATAGAAAAAAATATGACGTTTCAGCAATAGTCGTCAGCGTTGATAAAAAATTCTTCTTTGCAAAAAACACAGAGGAACTTTCAGCTAACGATATAGAAAACTTTGAAAATTCTCCGCTTTTTGACAGCGGGCGCTCCCCTTGCGACTGCGCCTCTTTGTGGGAAGGCACAGACCTTGCATTTTTGGCGCTTCACGGCGAATTCGGTGAAGACGGCGTTATTCAAGGTTATTTACAAACGCTCGGAATAAAACATACGGGCTGTGGCGTAGTGTCATCAGCTATAGGAATGCACAAAATTTTGGCGAAAAAGGTATTTGAATCAAGCGGAATACCAACGCCCTCCTACTCGGTTTTTCGAAAAGGCGACGGGGATAACAAAATAAGGGAAATTTTAGCAAGATATTCATTTCCGCTTTTTGTAAAAGCTCCGCAATCAGGCTCAAGCAAACTTATGTATCGCGTAAAAACCGAAGAAGAGTTAAGGCAGGCGATAGAAAAATTAAAAGACGAATGCAAATCAATACTTGTAGAAGCAGGCATTAAAGGCGACGAATTTTCTTGCCCCGTCCTCGAAAAAGACGGTGTCCCTGCCGCGCTTACTCCGATATACATAAAGCCGAAAAATGCCGAGGGGTATTTTGACTACAATGCAAAATATTTGGGCGAAAGCGAAGAAATCTGTCCGCCGCCGCACGATAAAGAAACCATCGATTTGGTAAAAAGAGTAGCTGTTGCCGTTCACACTGCGCTTGAATGCGACGGATATTCGCGCACAGATATTATAGTAAGCAACGAGTGCGCTTTTGTCTTGGAAGTAAACACGCTTCCCGGAATGACATCTGCCTCACTTTTTCCGTTGGCGTTTAGTGTTGACGGCGGAAATTTCAGCGGTCTCTTAGACAGAATTATAGAAAACGCGTAGGGGCGGGGTCTGCCCGCCCAAAATAATCAAATGCGAACAATAATTGGACAGGCAAACCCTGCCCCTACAAAAAAGGCGACTGTTTTATCAGCCGCCTTTTTTATTAAATATCAATTTTCAAAAATCAATTATCATCTTGCAGGTTGTCTTGCAGGTTGTCTTGCGGGTTGTCGTGCAGGCGGTCTTCTTAATCTTTGATTTTCTGTAGTCAAATTTCTGTTTGCCGTCGTCAATCTTGAATTTGCCGCCGATAAGCTATCGATGGTCGCCCTAAATTCGTTCTGCTCTTCAAGCATCGCATCAACTCTGTCTCTGAATTGAACGTCTATAGAATCTCTCTGATGAGTAAGTTGTCTTACTTGCGCATTTGAATTGCCCAAAGCCAAAGAGAAAATAATTATGATAAGAACGAGCAAAATCAATGCAGGGATAAAAGTAATCATTTTTACTCTAAGCCAAAATTTCATTCCGCTTTCTTCTTTTATCCAGTTTTCCGCTCTCTCCAAAATCGGCTTTTGTGGTTCAAATACAGGGTCGCTTTCTTCCTCTGCCGCTTTTTTGCTCGGCGCGGGTTGCGGCTTTTCTTCCGCAACGGGTACAGGAGCAGGTTTCGGCTCTGCAACAGGCGCAGGTTTTACTTCCGCAACGGATGCTACAGGTGCAGGCTCAACTTCTTTTACGGGCTCAACTTTTACGGGCTCTGCTTTTGCTTCAGCAACGGGCGCCGCAGGTGTTGCAGGCGCGGCTTGTACAGGCGTTTCTGCCTTTACAGGTGTCGGTTCTGCCGACTTTTGTTTGGGCTTATCGCCACCCAAATCAAGTTCTAATTCAAATTCATTGCTCATATAACCTCCTATTTAATTATTAACTGACGAAAAACAATTTTTGGAAAACTATTCGTCTTCAATTCTGATAAATTGCGTTGCCGCCTTTATGAAAGAGTTCTTTTCAATTTCAGCGACAGCATTTTTTACCTGCGCTTCGTTTGTTTTGTCGGTAGTAAAAATTATCGGAACAAAATTGTTGTCGTGGCGCTCACTCTGGTCGATTGACGCTATCGAAACCTTGTATTTTCCGAGCGTCGTCGCAATAACTCCTATTACTCCCGGGTCGTCTTTCACTGAAAAACGCAGATAAAACCTGCTTTCTATATCATTGGCGCCTTTCAGCATAACCTCGTTTTTGCGGGAATATCCTTCCATAGGAACACGATTTACATCGCCCGAAATTATGTTTCTTGCTACATCGACAATATCGCTTATTACGGCGCTTGCCGTCGGGAGTTCACCTGCGCCTTTGCCGTAAAGCATAATTTGACCGACTGCATCTCCTGTAAAAAGCGCGGCATTAAACACGTCTCTTACATTCGCCAAAATATGAGTATCGGGAAGCATTACAGGATTTACCCGAACATCGACAGTATCATCGTGCGGACGCTTTTTTGCAATGCCCAAAAGTTTGATTTTATATCCCAAATCCTTTGCGAAATTTATGTCGTCGAGAGTAATATTGCGTATGCCTTCAATCTGCATTTTGTTGTAATCCACAAAACAATCAAAAAGAAGCGACGCCATAATCGCCGTTTTATGCCCTGTGTCGCCGCCGTCAATGTCGAGCGTGGGGTCGGCTTCCGCATAACCGAGCTTTTGCGCATTTGCTAAAGTTTCGGTAAAATCACCGCCTTCTTCAGTCATTTTCGTCAAAATGTAGTTGCAGGTGCCGTTTATTATTCCGTAGAAAGACATAAGATTATTACCGACAA
This window encodes:
- a CDS encoding site-specific DNA-methyltransferase, translating into MSEDWKTSEINTDSLWIINERDKSGKHSNVYHGNFIPQIPRQLIKRYTKENDTVLDVFMGSGTTLFECETLNRKFIGFDINSEVIEQVKQKMEKSDNSRFKINECDVSNEYLFCPTIQKSLNELQAEKVQFFIAHPPYMDIVKFTDKSEDLSQIGDLKEFLRKFLLVIQNALLFLENKKYFSVIVGDVYKKSEVVPLAFYALDAIKRNFNVKLKGIVVKNIEGNRGKLGVGDIWKYRAMKSDYFIFKHEYILVFKKENNE
- a CDS encoding fumarate hydratase, with amino-acid sequence MRKITCNEILTAVEKLCAEAAFNLPCDVYLALKEAAVREDGDLSRSLIFQCVKNADIAAKNRVPICQDTGFAVVFAEVGRNLTVEGEDDLCTAIQKGVRLGYEKHYLRKSIVSDPLFERKNTGDNSPAIIHSDIVEGDGLKIILAPKGGGSENCSALKMLKPSDGEQGVIDFVVNTVISAGGNPCPPVIVGIGIGGTAEKCMEIAKRALLRPIVGAYCIRPNDGDTNDGDNNLGVCNTPLQNKYKNLEQKILEKINESGVGAQGLGGKTTALAVHIETHPTHIACLPVAVAINCHVARHSEVVL
- a CDS encoding response regulator, which codes for MKTVIAVDDQYLSLIKIEQALEDYFNVLTATSAERFFALLEKVKPDLILLDIQMAETNGFDICKQLKESDKEYSKIPVIFLTAKTDPEDEDFGFQLGAVDFITKPFSKQRLINHVKTHINIDALIRKRTDTLKQREREIRNIRNEIVSVLSELIESRDEVTGGHVTRTADYTRILIEGLIEKGYYSEEIQDWIISTMCTSAALHDVGKITVSDIILNKPGKLTDEEFREIKKHAMEGENIIEKIISRTGVGDAFLHNAKLFAGQHHEKWNGTGYPRGLREEEISLQGRIMAIADVYDALVSDRPYKKAFTHQKAVEIIMSEAGKHFDPKLTQLFGEINYKFLEVRENHDD
- a CDS encoding response regulator; translated protein: MTIEPQHTTMPDACILIVDDIRMNIYVAEELLSPYKLKVETALSGFDAIEKIKQGKTYDIIFMDHLMPEMDGIETTKRIRDLGYTKPIIALTANTLSNQEDFFQANGIDALLSKPIEINNLDLILNRFICKEKRTKNADCEKPIDNKANEISAIFVSDAQNSVNIIEKTMSKSPYFSEDDWQLLNVNVHAMKTALAIIGEKQLSAFALKLEEDICAKCKDIVIESTPQFIKSLKQVIEKMEGTVQIKTCNSKNEDTELLQEDLQKIATACEIYDKRTAKHLLNELNQKIWSAETKKMLDEIQKLLWDGDFEKAMGLAKNFSK
- a CDS encoding D-alanine--D-alanine ligase; its protein translation is MKKIAVIMGGPSAEHEISLKTGFQIVNNLDRKKYDVSAIVVSVDKKFFFAKNTEELSANDIENFENSPLFDSGRSPCDCASLWEGTDLAFLALHGEFGEDGVIQGYLQTLGIKHTGCGVVSSAIGMHKILAKKVFESSGIPTPSYSVFRKGDGDNKIREILARYSFPLFVKAPQSGSSKLMYRVKTEEELRQAIEKLKDECKSILVEAGIKGDEFSCPVLEKDGVPAALTPIYIKPKNAEGYFDYNAKYLGESEEICPPPHDKETIDLVKRVAVAVHTALECDGYSRTDIIVSNECAFVLEVNTLPGMTSASLFPLAFSVDGGNFSGLLDRIIENA
- a CDS encoding homoserine dehydrogenase; translation: MQTKEKIRIGLAGAGTVGGGVIKILAKEMGFFRKNLQLPLELTKIATIEPERLKDFPIGNAEVVGCGLEIANDPNIDLVIELIGGTKIAKDVVMTAIENGKHVITANKKLIAEYGPEIFTAAEKKKVSVYFEAAVGGGMPTIKTARESLVGNNLMSFYGIINGTCNYILTKMTEEGGDFTETLANAQKLGYAEADPTLDIDGGDTGHKTAIMASLLFDCFVDYNKMQIEGIRNITLDDINFAKDLGYKIKLLGIAKKRPHDDTVDVRVNPVMLPDTHILANVRDVFNAALFTGDAVGQIMLYGKGAGELPTASAVISDIVDVARNIISGDVNRVPMEGYSRKNEVMLKGANDIESRFYLRFSVKDDPGVIGVIATTLGKYKVSIASIDQSERHDNNFVPIIFTTDKTNEAQVKNAVAEIEKNSFIKAATQFIRIEDE